The nucleotide window AAACAACATCGAGTACGACGAAGAGAAAGACGTCTGGGTGTACGGCGACCGGGAGTCGACGCGGTCGGCGAACTCCGTCCGCGGGGCACGAAAGTTGCTGAAAGCCGTCTATACGATCGAGTTCCTCGCGAATCAACTCGAGGAGGATCGCTCGTCGACCCTACGTGAGCTGTACTATCTCTCCGAAAGCTGGGATAACAACGAGGCGCAGTTCTCGGATCAGGACGAGTCCAACGGTCTGATCGAAGACTTAGAGATCGTCTCGGGAGTCACCCGCGAGGACTTCCACATGCGCCCGGAGGAATCGGGGGCGACGATCATGGGGCCGCTCCACCTTCGCGAACAGACCCGTCGCGGCGAACGCGATATCCACTGTCAGAAAGACGTCGGCGAAGGCGGCTACCAGATCCCGAACAACCCCGATACGATCGAGTTCCTCGACTGCGATGCCGACTTCATCCTCGCCGTCGAGACCGGTGGGATGCGAGATCGACTCGTCGAGAACGGCTTCGACGACGAGTACAACGCCCTCATCGTCCACCTCAAGGGCCAGCCCGCACGGGCGACCCGCCGGATCACCAGGCGGCTCCACGACGAACTCGACCTGCCGGTTACCGTCTTCACTGACGGCGACCCGTGGTCGTACCGCATCTACGGCTCGGTCGCCTACGGCTCGATCAAATCCGCCCACCTCTCGGAGTATCTCGCCACACCCGAGGCGAAGTTCATCGGCATCCAGCCCGCCGACATCGTCGAGTACGACCTGCCGACCGACCCACTCAGCGACTCGGACATCAACGCCTTAGAGAGCGAACTCGAGGACCCACGCTTCCAGACCGACTACTGGGAAGAACAGATCGAGTTACAACTCGAGATCGGCAAGAAGTCCGAACAGCAGTCGCTCGCAGCTCGGGGACTTGATTTCGTGACGGAGACGTATCTCCCCGAGCGTCTCAGCGAGATGGGTGTCCTCTAGACGCACCTCGAGCCGCGGTCCGAGCCGAGCACGAGCAGCAAAACGCGTTACAAACTGTTTTCAGCACTGACTGAGCGCAGAGACACGTCTCGAGTCGAGAAGCGACGGCTGTGTACGGACGGAGAGGCGACAGAAAGCGGGTAATTCGCAGTCGTGTTATCCGATGACGCCGAGTCGAAGCGCAGCTCCCATCGCGCCGAAGAGGAGGACGAAGACGAGGCTGACGACGTAGTAGGCGTGCCAGGCTCGAGACGGACGGAACGGCTCGGGCAGGTGTTTCTCGACGACGTACCAGTTAGCCGGGTAGAAGAAGATCTCCGTGACGGCGAGGACGGCGGCGACGTAGAGCAACAGCGTCACGGGGACGTTCCCGAGCGCGAGCACCATCGCGCTGCTGACGCCGACGACGCCGGCGACGACCAGCTTTCGGATGCGCTCGCTGTCGATGCTGTCGTCCTCGAGTGCCATCGGGAGGATGTCGCCGGTTGCGCGGGCTGCCCCGTCGAGGAGCGTGATAACGGTCGAGTAGAGGGCTGCGAACGCGCCGATTAGCATGGCGTAGTACGACCACTCGCCGAAGGAGTCGCTCAGGATGTTACCGATCGCGAAGGCGAGGTTGGCGTCCGTCGGCGGGTTCGGATAGAGGACGTTCGTCGCCAGGACGACCATCGCGGCGATCAGTACGAAACTGAACACGTAGCCGACGTTGAAGTCACGGCGGCCGGTTTTGATCCACGCGCGGATGTAGTCGTGGTTAGCTGGATCGTTCGGATCGAGTCCCTTCTGGCGCAGTTCGCTGGCACCTTCACCTTTGGCCATACTCCAACTACCGATGAGAATACTTGTACTGAATCCGGTCGGTGCGAATCCGGCAGCCGCGGCAAACAGCGCAATGAACGCTGGGCCGGTGAGATCGGGGACCGCGAACGTCGTCTCGGCGATCCGTTCGGGTGACGGCGGGCCGACGAGGGCTCCGAGCAAGACGAGAACGCCGACAGCGACGGTAAAGCCGATCAACGCCTTCTCGAGGACGGAGTAACGCGACGTGATCACGAGCACGCCGGCAGCGCCGACGAAGAGGACGTACGCCCACGCCGCAGTGAGCCAGCCGGGAGTCAACGCGGCGACGAACGCTGCCGTGCTCATCCCGACGCTGGCCGTGATGAACGTGTACATAACGGTAAACACGAGGATCGTCACCCAGAGCGCCCAGTTTTTCGGCCCGGGGAGATCGCCGTAGGCTTCGATTGGGTTCGCCCCGACGCCGTAGTTGTATCGAATGCCCAGTTCCCAGGCTCCGTACTTGGCGACGTAGATGAGCCCGAACATCCAGATGGCGACGAGCCCGAACGTCCCGCCGAGGGTCGGCGCGAGGACGATGTGACTCCCACCGATGCTGATCAGCGCCCAGAGCATCGATGGTCCGAAATGATTCTTGAAAAACCCCTTCCAGCCGGGGGCGGGGTAGGTCAGCTCGGATTGAGACGGCTCGAGTCCGTCTTCGGCCTTACTCGCCACGAGACTCACCGGATTGGAGATCCGTGACCGCAGGTCGCGGGCAGGTGCCCGCTCGTGTCCGTCCAGATCGTGTATGCGTGCCAACAGTCTGCATAGGAAGTATGAGTGACTAGGCGATCCGTGACTTATGTCCACGGATTCGTCGCCGGCGATGGTGATCGCTACTGTTCGTCGAGCACCACCGGGACGCTTCGATTCGCGACATCGACGACGAACGCGTCAGCGTCCGTCTCGAGCGCCTCGAACGTGTCGTAGTGGATCGGTAACACGAGCTGCGGGCGGAGTCGCGCGGCGAGTGCGGCAGCCTCGTGGCGATCCATCGTAAACGCGCCGCCGATCGGCGGAAGCAAGAGGTCGATATCCAGGTCGTCGTGGACCGGAAGGGCGTCGGTGTCGCCGGGCCAGAACACCGAGACGCCGTCGACGGTGACGGCGAAGCCACAGCCCCGTCCTTCGGGATGGTAGGGAGCGCCGCGTTCGTCGACGTGTGGCCCCTCGGGGTCGTTGTACGCGGGCGTGGTGAACAGGTCGAGCGGCCCGAGGACGAACGACTCGTCCGCGCGGACGCGCTCGACCTCGTAGGGCAACGCTTCGGGCTGTTCGTCGACCCGATCGATCTCGTCAGCGTCGATCGACTCGTGGACGACGACGAGCGCATCCTCGTGGGCCACCCGACGAATGCCATCGGGATCGTAGTGGTCGTCGTGAGACACCAACACGAGGTCACCGTCGCGCGCGTCGTATCC belongs to Natronorubrum aibiense and includes:
- a CDS encoding DNA topoisomerase IV subunit A encodes the protein MSADNDQQAREQLIDLAAQFYDQFELGEVPHMSVPTRTKNNIEYDEEKDVWVYGDRESTRSANSVRGARKLLKAVYTIEFLANQLEEDRSSTLRELYYLSESWDNNEAQFSDQDESNGLIEDLEIVSGVTREDFHMRPEESGATIMGPLHLREQTRRGERDIHCQKDVGEGGYQIPNNPDTIEFLDCDADFILAVETGGMRDRLVENGFDDEYNALIVHLKGQPARATRRITRRLHDELDLPVTVFTDGDPWSYRIYGSVAYGSIKSAHLSEYLATPEAKFIGIQPADIVEYDLPTDPLSDSDINALESELEDPRFQTDYWEEQIELQLEIGKKSEQQSLAARGLDFVTETYLPERLSEMGVL
- a CDS encoding Nramp family divalent metal transporter, producing MSLVASKAEDGLEPSQSELTYPAPGWKGFFKNHFGPSMLWALISIGGSHIVLAPTLGGTFGLVAIWMFGLIYVAKYGAWELGIRYNYGVGANPIEAYGDLPGPKNWALWVTILVFTVMYTFITASVGMSTAAFVAALTPGWLTAAWAYVLFVGAAGVLVITSRYSVLEKALIGFTVAVGVLVLLGALVGPPSPERIAETTFAVPDLTGPAFIALFAAAAGFAPTGFSTSILIGSWSMAKGEGASELRQKGLDPNDPANHDYIRAWIKTGRRDFNVGYVFSFVLIAAMVVLATNVLYPNPPTDANLAFAIGNILSDSFGEWSYYAMLIGAFAALYSTVITLLDGAARATGDILPMALEDDSIDSERIRKLVVAGVVGVSSAMVLALGNVPVTLLLYVAAVLAVTEIFFYPANWYVVEKHLPEPFRPSRAWHAYYVVSLVFVLLFGAMGAALRLGVIG
- a CDS encoding MBL fold metallo-hydrolase, which produces MTVHFGAVTVDWLGYATVRLESETGVVIYIDPGRYGVLEGYDARDGDLVLVSHDDHYDPDGIRRVAHEDALVVVHESIDADEIDRVDEQPEALPYEVERVRADESFVLGPLDLFTTPAYNDPEGPHVDERGAPYHPEGRGCGFAVTVDGVSVFWPGDTDALPVHDDLDIDLLLPPIGGAFTMDRHEAAALAARLRPQLVLPIHYDTFEALETDADAFVVDVANRSVPVVLDEQ